One stretch of Zingiber officinale cultivar Zhangliang chromosome 6B, Zo_v1.1, whole genome shotgun sequence DNA includes these proteins:
- the LOC121990991 gene encoding transcription activator BRG1-like: MVKLFYKEDHSPIRLQSQSVGLPQQILDPDLLTELLLLSALLPLLVPLVLGLHARPDQLPLFALGPHAQPDPLPRLLFNREASKVARQARSLNDRLNQDAPLSRGRAWLPSDDSDSDDQPLAQRLHRRAPPSVPGSGPSAIPSPSPPVATASPPSPPIAAPTSVPSQADASPDPSTVPIEPPPAPPSSPAQPSTSQRPQSTEVGPSPRPSPVTSPSEPSPVPPSAPSGSAAGPSGSAPGPSQPSPPVPLHYLTTAPSEAGLQSRRDVPTSTLTMKGRLATVWEESRHQMELLPPFAQMDRFSELYIKASYALRAEVKALTKRKNSLEVSLTVSDKELKGLQEEKSQVEAVHEQHMDQQALEHQRAMDQLTQKLRAAKTLA; the protein is encoded by the exons ATGGTCAAGTTATTTTACAAAGAAGATCACTCCCCTATTCGTCTTCAATCTCAGTCGGTGGGGCTTCCCCAGCAAATCCTCGACCCCGACCTCCTCACCGAGCTTCTCCTACTGTCCGCCCTGCTTCCTTTGCTCGTCCCACTCGTCCTCGGACTGCACGCTCGCCCCGACCAGCTACCCCTGTTCGCCCTCGGGCCCCACGCACAGCCCGACCCCTTACCCCGACTCCTCTTCAATCG AGAGGCTTCTAAGGTGGCTCGTCAAGCACGCTCTCTAAACGACCGCTTGAATCAGGATGCCCCTCTTTCTCGAGGTAGGGCTTGGCTACCTTCCGATGATTCTGATTCGGATGACCAACCGCTAGCTCAAAGACTTCACCGCCGAGCCCCTCCTTCGGTGCCCGGTTCGGGCCCTTCCGCTATCCCTTCTCCGTCTCCCCCTGTTGCAACCGCCTCTCCTCCTTCGCCTCCCATTGCAGCCCCGACTTCTGTCCCAAGCCAAGCAGATGCTTCTCCTGATCCTTCCACAGTTCCGATTGAGCCTCCGCCAGCTCCACCTTCTTCGCCAGCTCAACCTTCTACCTCGCAGCGGCCTCAGAGCACCGAGGTCGGCCCATCGCCTCGTCCATCCCCAGTTACCTCACCGTCGGAGCCGTCTCCCGTGCCCCCTTCAGCTCCTTCTGGGTCGGCTGCTGGACCTTCCGGATCAGCTCCGGGGCCTTCCCAACCGTCGCCACCTGTTCCTCTTCATTATCTTACAACCGCTCCTTCTGAAGCTGGGCTACAGTCCCGGCGTGATGTTCCCACCAGCACCTTGACTATGAAAGGTCGCTTGGCCACTGTGTGGGAAGAAAGTAGGCATCAGATGGAACTTTTGCCACCCTTTGCCCAGATGGATAGATTTTCTGAGTTATATATCAAG GCTAGTTATGCCTTGAGAGCTGAAGTAAAGGCTCTAACCAAAAGGAAGAATAGTCTGGAAGTATCTTTGACGGTATCTGATAAAGAGCTTAAGGGCCTCCAGGAAGAAAAAAGCCAGGTCGAGGCCGTGCACGAGCAACACATGGACCAACAAGCTTTGGAGCATCAACGAGCTATGGATCAATTGACTCAGAAGCTGCGTGCCGCCAAAACTTTAGCGTAG